From a region of the Deltaproteobacteria bacterium genome:
- a CDS encoding DUF4384 domain-containing protein, with product MNNSFNTISINNETIEKLLAFRLGDMREEDIVCPELAKLSATLSGVAKPEDIQIVDEHMKQCHECTQTISEWRALTKSNQPIFSQLSSFTLFVRQHIKFLSFTFVGAMAIFFALSIWHQDLLEHIYPKDTQNFGQIAMKGGDDTITIAVQRGTERFSLTKNHNLQDGDQISFFYTTTKDGYLALLSVEQTGNTSLLFPIDSQLSAQIRKGANIALPHGAIIEKQTNCEWIVGVFSDQPLKLSSILVTARQAALQSNNDCQLPIRIIGARTVITWK from the coding sequence ATGAATAACTCATTTAATACTATAAGTATAAATAACGAAACTATAGAGAAACTTCTGGCTTTTCGTTTGGGCGATATGCGTGAAGAAGATATAGTATGCCCAGAGCTTGCTAAATTATCTGCTACTTTATCCGGTGTTGCCAAACCAGAAGATATACAGATAGTTGATGAACATATGAAACAATGCCATGAGTGCACCCAAACTATAAGTGAGTGGCGAGCATTAACAAAAAGCAACCAACCTATTTTTTCGCAACTAAGCTCCTTTACTCTCTTTGTTAGACAACATATTAAATTTCTAAGTTTTACTTTTGTTGGTGCAATGGCAATATTTTTTGCATTATCAATTTGGCATCAAGATCTTCTTGAACATATATATCCTAAAGATACACAAAATTTTGGTCAGATTGCCATGAAGGGCGGTGATGATACTATTACCATTGCCGTACAGCGAGGCACCGAGCGGTTTAGTTTAACTAAAAACCACAATTTGCAAGATGGCGACCAAATTAGTTTCTTCTATACTACTACCAAAGATGGCTATCTTGCTTTACTCAGCGTTGAGCAAACTGGCAATACCAGCTTATTATTTCCAATAGATAGCCAACTGAGTGCCCAAATCCGTAAGGGTGCAAATATTGCCCTTCCCCATGGCGCAATCATTGAAAAACAGACCAATTGTGAATGGATAGTTGGCGTTTTTTCAGATCAACCGCTTAAACTTTCTTCAATTCTAGTTACTGCAAGACAGGCGGCTTTGCAATCTAACAATGATTGTCAATTGCCTATACGAATAATCGGTGCAAGAACGGTGATCACATGGAAATAA
- a CDS encoding sigma-70 family RNA polymerase sigma factor: protein MAIILKNIITEELLNKARQNDAAASRQLWNICWPIVFNVCTRMLDNEFIATEVSVEALTQFIIKYIHSIEHAEAVRTYVQLIAVRLAIKERRRQQRRSLMDMDELAAATTLNLEERANYKLLIPRLESCLAKLSPKTQKILKLRFFRGMTNPDIGNLVGASKQYIGRVLSKSISTLRKCIERPRTPQHFRQSGSLL from the coding sequence ATGGCTATCATACTTAAAAATATTATTACTGAAGAGCTTCTAAATAAAGCTAGGCAAAACGATGCCGCTGCCTCTCGACAACTGTGGAATATTTGCTGGCCAATAGTCTTTAATGTTTGCACGCGCATGTTAGATAATGAATTTATCGCCACTGAAGTGAGCGTTGAAGCCCTAACCCAATTTATCATTAAATATATTCATTCGATTGAACACGCAGAGGCTGTACGCACTTATGTGCAACTTATTGCAGTTCGCCTTGCAATTAAAGAGCGTCGTCGTCAACAAAGACGCTCCCTAATGGATATGGATGAACTTGCGGCTGCAACCACACTAAATTTAGAAGAACGGGCTAATTATAAACTTTTAATACCACGACTTGAGAGTTGCTTGGCCAAACTATCTCCCAAAACTCAAAAAATTTTAAAGCTACGCTTTTTTCGTGGCATGACTAATCCCGATATAGGTAATCTTGTTGGTGCATCTAAACAATATATTGGCAGAGTATTATCAAAATCCATTTCAACTTTACGAAAATGTATTGAACGCCCTAGAACCCCACAACATTTTAGGCAATCAGGGAGTCTATTATGA